A region from the Panicum hallii strain FIL2 chromosome 1, PHallii_v3.1, whole genome shotgun sequence genome encodes:
- the LOC112890692 gene encoding copper transport protein ATX1-like has protein sequence MAAETVVLKVAMSCEGCAGAVRRVLSKMEGVETFDIDLKEQKVTVKGNVKPEDVFQTVSKSGKKTSYWEGEATAQAAPAPPAAEAAPSTEAEAPAAEAAPEITPAKAAAPEIAPAKSDA, from the exons ATGGCCGCTGAG ACTGTTGTCCTCAAGGTTGCTATGTCATGCGAGGGTTGTGCCGGGGCGGTCAGGAGAGTGCTGTCCAAGATGGAAg GAGTTGAGACCTTTGACATAGACCTCAAGGAGCAGAAGGTGACAGTCAAAGGCAATGTCAAGCCTGAGGATGTCTTCCAGACAGTTTCCAAGTCGGGGAAGAAGACCTCCTACTGGGAGGGCGAAGCCACAGCCCAGGCTGCTCCGGCGCCTCCAGCTGCAGAAGCAGCTCCCAGCACCGAGGCAGAAGCGCCTGCGGCCGAGGCTGCACCAGAGATCACCCCAGCCAAAGCTGCTGCACCAGAGATCGCCCCAGCCAAATCTGACGCTTGA
- the LOC112879034 gene encoding pentatricopeptide repeat-containing protein At4g13650-like, whose amino-acid sequence MAPPPPPLLPRSSSFCSSAVTPASPHKGSHRSSSSIPNAAAATPAAAAQLSLLRAHARAGRMRPAREVFDAMPAPERSLVSWTALMSGYATHGPAAEALELLLCMLGLLLRPDAFVFSVALRACAAVGSLRLGRQLHAAVAKLGYVGADLFVANGLVTMYSSCQSLRCAEKVFDGITAPDLVSLTSMLSAYTENGCDAEALMLFMEMVRDGVACDAFTLSVALRAASSLGHVGLGQQLHCCMIKMGLVGNEFLGNCLIGFYGRSGELQLMRKVFVKMDVKDLVSWNTIIQSYAENLCDKEALAHFRAMMFECEECDEFTLGSILHVITRRGAFDHGMEIHGYLIRAGLDSDKHVMSALMDMYVNWATLHKRHQMFPLRMLKYYLSVQGELDQFIVASSLKSCASDLDLAAGRMLHACILKSNMNSDSFVTSSLVDMYAKCGGLEESNLLFSRIKNPDTAAWSAVISGNCLNGQYGRAMHLFRRMQGEHVQPNEFTYTAVLTACMALGDAVGGMEIHSNSIRNGYGTNTSILKSLVNFYFRKGWYHHALKLCLSLSSHEVSWGTLVEAFSQVDDNVEIVNLFHVIQRCGVELDHHTARLILSSCGKLALLEEGLQAHAYMTKRGLASTACMNSHLINMYSSCGSLRHAFDAFNYMADKDASSWTSIIAANVENGCPETAIRLFSQMLMKEKCRPTSQAFLFVLKACAETGLVSEAFRFFVSMTEVYRIQPSEGHFSHMIEVLGRAGMFKEAEHFIDSVVPSESGASARGLLCAAKQNRNDKTVKLAADKLARLVPGAC is encoded by the coding sequence ATGgcgcctccccctcctcctctgctcccgcgCTCTTCCAGCTTCTGCAGCAGCGCCGTCACCCCCGCGTCCCCACACAAGGGCAGCCACAGGTCCAGCTCGTCCATcccaaacgccgccgccgccactccggccgccgcggcgcagCTCTCGCTTctccgcgcccacgcgcgcgccggccgGATGCGGCCCGCGCGGGAGGTGTTCGATGCAATGCCAGCGCCGGAACGGTCGCTCGTCTCCTGGACCGCGCTCATGTCCGGGTACGCCACTCACGGCCCGGCCGCCGAGGCGCTCGAGCTGCTCCTCTGCATGCTCGGCCTGCTCCTCAGGCCCGACGCCTTCGTCTTCTCCGTCGCGCTGCGCGCATGCGCCGCCGTCGGGAGCCTCCGCCTCGGCAGGCAGCtgcacgccgccgtcgccaaGCTAGGCTACGTGGGCGCGGACCTCTTCGTGGCCAACGGCCTCGTCACCATGTACTCAAGCTGCCAGTCCCTTCGTTGCGCTGAGAAGGTGTTCGATGGCATCACCGCGCCGGACCTGGTTTCCTTGACCTCCATGCTCAGCGCATACACCGAGAACGGATGTGACGCCGAGGCACTGATGCTGTTCATGGAAATGGTCCGTGATGGCGTCGCGTGCGATGCTTTCACTCTGTCGGTGGCACTCAGGGCAGCTTCGAGTTTGGGCCATGTGGGATTGGGCCAGCAGCTGCACTGCTGCATGATCAAGATGGGGTTGGTCGGCAATGAATTCCTGGGTAATTGTCTGATCGGATTCTATGGGAGGTCCGGTGAACTGCAGCTGATGCGTAAGGTGTTCGTTAAGATGGATGTCAAAGATTTGGTTTCTTGGAACACCATAATCCAGAGCTATGCAGAAAACTTGTGTGATAAAGAGGCCTTAGCCCATTTTCGTGCTATGATGTTTGAATGCGAAGAATGCGACGAGTTTACATTGGGCAGCATTCTGCATGTCATTACCAGAAGAGGTGCTTTTGATCATGGTATGGAAATACACGGTTACCTCATCCGAGCAGGTTTGGACTCGGATAAGCATGTCATGAGCGCTCTCATGGATATGTATGTCAATTGGGCCACTCTTCATAAGCGGCACCAGATGTTTCCCTTGAGGATGTTAAAATATTATTTGTCAGTCCAGGGGGAGCTTGATCAGTTCATCGTGGCAAGCAGTCTGAAGTCATGTGCTTCTGATCTAGATCTGGCAGCAGGGAGGATGTTGCATGCCTGCATTTTAAAGTCCAATATGAATTCAGATTCTTTTGTTACTAGTTCCTTGGTCGACATGTATGCTAAATGCGGTGGTCTGGAGGAATCAAATCTTCTGTTTTCAAGAATCAAGAATCCAGACACAGCTGCGTGGTCTGCTGTTATCTCAGGAAACTGTCTGAATGGTCAGTACGGAAGAGCAATGCATTTGTTTAGGAGGATGCAGGGAGAGCATGTGCAGCCTAACGAATTCACATACACCGCTGTGCTTACGGCGTGTATGGCTCTTGGAGATGCTGTAGGTGGTATGGAGATCCACAGCAACTCGATCCGAAATGGGTATGGAACCAACACCTCTATTCTGAAAAGTTTGGTTAACTTTTACTTTAGAAAAGGCTGGTACCACCATGCTCTGAAACTGTGCTTATCACTCTCAAGCCATGAGGTTTCTTGGGGCACATTGGTTGAAGCATTTTCTCAAGTTGACGATAATGTCGAAATAGTTAATCTCTTTCATGTTATCCAACGCTGCGGGGTGGAGCTTGACCACCATACGGCACGTCTCATCTTGAGTTCCTGCGGAAAACTGGCACTTCTTGAGGAAGGGCTGCAAGCACATGCCTACATGACTAAGCGTGGTCTTGCTTCCACAGCCTGTATGAACAGCCATCTCATCAACATGTACTCTAGTTGTGGTAGCCTCAGACATGCTTTCGATGCCTTCAACTACATGGCTGACAAGGATGCATCTTCGTGGACCTCAATAATCGCAGCGAACGTGGAAAACGGCTGCCCAGAGACCGCCATTCGCCTGTTTTCACAGATGCTAATGAAGGAGAAGTGCCGTCCAACTTCGCAGGCATTCTTGTTTGTGCTGAAGGCCTGCGCAGAAACCGGCCTTGTAAGTGAAGCCTTCAGGTTCTTTGTGTCCATGACCGAGGTTTACAGGATACAGCCCTCGGAGGGGCATTTCTCCCACATGATCGAGGTGTTGGGTCGTGCTGGGATGTTCAAGGAGGCAGAGCATTTCATTGACAGTGTTGTTCCTTCTGAATCTGGTGCGTCGGCCAGGGGTTTGCTTTGCGCTGCCAAACAGAATAGAAATGATAAGACCGTGAAGCTTGCAGCAGACAAGCTAGCGAGGCTGGTTCCGGGTGCCTGTTGA
- the LOC112890681 gene encoding zinc finger A20 and AN1 domain-containing stress-associated protein 5-like, with the protein MAEEQQRQRWQEGHRLCANNCGFFGSPATLDLCSKCYRDLNQHQPAFTPSSAAASASAASEAVIAAVASSEPVAPAMAPAGARQAGRCASCRRRVGLTGFACRCGATFCGVHRYPERHACAFDFRAAGRDAIARANPVVRGDKLKDKV; encoded by the coding sequence atggcggaggAGCAGCAGCGGCAGAGGTGGCAGGAGGGCCACCGCCTGTGCGCCAACAACTGCGGCTTCTTCGGCAGCCCCGCCACGCTGGACCTCTGCTCCAAGTGCTACCGCGACCTCAACCAGCACCAGCCGGCCTTCACGCCgtcctccgccgctgcctcaGCTTCCGCTGCTTCCGAGGCGGTCATCGCGGCCGTGGCCTCTTCCGAGCCCGTGGCTCCAGCGATGGCCCCCGCGGGCGCCAGGCAGGCGGGCAGGTGCGCGAGCTGCCGGAGGCGCGTGGGCCTCACGGGGTTCGCGTGCCGCTGCGGCGCCACCTTCTGCGGCGTGCACCGGTACCCGGAGCGGCACGCGTGCGCCTTCGActtccgcgccgccggccgcgatGCCATCGCGCGCGCCAACCCCGTCGTTAGGGGCGACAAGCTCAAGGACAAGGTCTGA